The following proteins are encoded in a genomic region of Leifsonia psychrotolerans:
- the mutM gene encoding bifunctional DNA-formamidopyrimidine glycosylase/DNA-(apurinic or apyrimidinic site) lyase, whose amino-acid sequence MPELPEVEVVRSGIEPAITDAVIAGVEVLEPRSLKRHVGSPESFVALLEGQRLTAAVRRGKFLWLPLASSRALVVHLGMSGQVLMRTPGAAADRLLRIRLHLDHPTHGELWLNFVDQRIFGSMAVDTMQPTADGRPAGFSGSATAGSWSTLIPSQVAHIARDPLDPAFSDSAFFTALARKNTGIKRALLDQGLISGVGNIYADEALFAARLHYARPANSLSRAKMKTLLAAVRSILQKALAEGGTSFDAQYVNVNGESGYFSHSLNVYGQQGKPCPRCGTTLVRESFMNRGSHFCPRCQRTLVSFP is encoded by the coding sequence GTGCCCGAACTTCCTGAAGTCGAGGTCGTGCGGTCCGGAATCGAGCCGGCGATCACGGATGCCGTGATCGCAGGTGTCGAGGTTCTGGAACCTCGGTCCCTGAAGCGGCATGTGGGGAGTCCCGAATCATTCGTCGCGCTTCTCGAAGGGCAACGTCTGACGGCTGCGGTGCGTCGCGGTAAGTTTCTGTGGCTTCCCTTGGCGTCGAGCCGTGCATTGGTCGTGCACCTCGGAATGAGTGGACAGGTTCTCATGCGCACCCCCGGCGCCGCCGCCGATCGGTTGCTACGCATCAGGCTCCACCTCGATCATCCGACACACGGTGAGCTCTGGCTCAACTTTGTCGATCAACGGATCTTTGGAAGCATGGCCGTCGATACGATGCAGCCCACCGCTGACGGGAGGCCAGCCGGGTTCAGCGGTTCCGCCACGGCAGGAAGCTGGTCGACTCTGATCCCCTCGCAAGTGGCGCACATTGCACGGGATCCGCTGGATCCGGCATTCTCTGACAGCGCGTTCTTCACCGCGTTGGCCCGCAAGAATACGGGCATCAAACGCGCCCTTCTCGATCAGGGCCTGATCAGCGGGGTGGGCAACATCTACGCCGACGAGGCGCTCTTTGCCGCACGCCTGCACTACGCGCGGCCCGCGAATTCACTGTCGCGCGCGAAGATGAAGACGCTGCTTGCGGCGGTGCGCAGCATCCTGCAGAAGGCACTCGCCGAGGGGGGTACGAGTTTCGACGCCCAATACGTGAACGTCAACGGCGAATCCGGCTATTTCTCCCACAGCCTGAATGTTTACGGGCAGCAGGGCAAACCGTGCCCGCGCTGTGGCACCACGCTGGTGCGGGAGTCGTTCATGAACCGCGGCTCGCACTTCTGCCCACGCTGTCAGCGCACGCTTGTGTCGTTCCCGTGA
- the rnc gene encoding ribonuclease III → MTGMRAEGSSLQTALGVSIDPEILELALTHRSYAYEHGGIPTNERLEFLGDSILGQAVTVMLYTEYPHLSEGDLAKRRASLVSTAALAQVARGIGLGPYIRLGRGETLTGGNDKASILADTVEALIGAVYLDAGVDVSTALVLRLIAPLRADPTRFGASLDPKTALQELAAHRAAGVPVYTVTESGPDHSKVFEATVAVGALVTARGQGTSKKHAEMAAALEACAILGRSDEPRARTS, encoded by the coding sequence ATGACCGGTATGCGCGCCGAGGGTTCGTCTTTACAGACTGCCCTCGGCGTATCTATTGATCCAGAGATTCTCGAGCTCGCGCTGACCCACCGGTCATACGCGTATGAGCACGGTGGGATCCCCACGAACGAACGCCTGGAGTTTCTCGGTGACTCGATTCTCGGGCAAGCCGTGACCGTCATGCTCTACACGGAGTATCCGCACCTCAGCGAGGGGGACCTGGCAAAGCGGCGGGCCAGCCTCGTGTCGACTGCGGCCCTCGCCCAAGTGGCGCGCGGAATCGGCCTCGGGCCGTACATTCGCCTTGGGCGTGGCGAGACTCTCACGGGCGGCAACGACAAGGCTTCGATTCTTGCCGACACCGTCGAAGCGCTCATCGGTGCCGTCTATCTCGATGCAGGCGTTGACGTCTCGACGGCGTTGGTGCTGCGCCTGATCGCACCGTTACGTGCAGACCCGACACGGTTCGGCGCATCGTTGGATCCGAAGACGGCGCTGCAGGAACTGGCCGCGCACCGGGCAGCCGGTGTACCGGTGTACACCGTCACTGAGAGCGGTCCCGATCACTCCAAGGTGTTTGAGGCGACGGTTGCCGTCGGTGCGCTCGTCACCGCACGTGGTCAGGGAACGAGTAAGAAGCATGCCGAAATGGCCGCGGCGCTCGAGGCCTGCGCCATTCTTGGCCGCAGCGACGAGCCGCGTGCCCGAACTTCCTGA
- the rpmF gene encoding 50S ribosomal protein L32 has protein sequence MAVPKRRQSRSNTHSRRSQWKAEAPTLVKTVENGKVTYSLPHRAKVVEDSAGTPLFMEYKGRKVADV, from the coding sequence ATGGCAGTTCCGAAGCGCCGGCAGTCACGCAGCAACACCCACTCGCGTCGTTCGCAGTGGAAGGCTGAGGCCCCCACGCTGGTCAAGACCGTTGAAAACGGCAAGGTCACCTACAGCCTCCCGCACCGCGCGAAGGTTGTTGAAGACTCCGCGGGCACCCCGCTGTTCATGGAATACAAGGGCCGCAAGGTCGCCGACGTTTAG
- a CDS encoding YceD family protein: MSKFIKTPYKIEVRDLINRPGTMHERHLDIVVPDQLGESLVAVKAGSVLATELRLESLHEGILVTAEVSGIAAGECGRCLIDVELPVQVEIQDLFAYSLDEAFEFEVQDDHVDLEPLIRDAVVLSLPFQPVCRPDCPGLDMETGLRLAESPVLEPQEIRDPRWSALAGFQAFEDINADEDINVETDREEK; encoded by the coding sequence GTGAGCAAGTTCATCAAAACGCCGTACAAGATTGAAGTGCGCGACCTTATCAACCGACCGGGCACCATGCACGAACGCCACCTCGACATCGTTGTTCCCGACCAGCTCGGTGAGAGTCTCGTGGCGGTGAAGGCCGGTTCGGTGCTGGCCACAGAGCTGCGCCTTGAGTCGCTCCATGAGGGCATTTTGGTGACCGCAGAGGTCTCCGGAATCGCCGCCGGAGAGTGCGGTCGATGCCTGATTGACGTCGAGTTGCCTGTCCAAGTCGAGATTCAGGATCTTTTCGCGTACTCTTTAGACGAAGCTTTTGAGTTTGAGGTTCAAGATGACCACGTGGATCTTGAACCTCTGATCAGGGATGCGGTGGTTTTATCACTGCCCTTCCAGCCGGTTTGCCGGCCGGACTGCCCCGGTCTCGACATGGAGACTGGGCTGCGGCTTGCCGAATCCCCGGTGCTCGAACCACAAGAAATACGCGATCCTCGGTGGTCAGCGCTTGCGGGATTCCAAGCGTTCGAAGACATTAACGCGGATGAAGACATCAACGTTGAAACAGATAGAGAAGAGAAGTAG
- a CDS encoding transglutaminaseTgpA domain-containing protein: MTRSDTRHESLWPLTLALLVFLAVGVSALGELLAGSGWWVAMVGVAAVVLGFGALFRRAGMDRRLVPLAGVGVLVGVLTLFFGAGTGIVWLIPTPATITHLDGLIAAGSGSIAMQNIPATVDSGILFLLTAGAGLLAVVMDALAIAFRWPALAGLPVLITLAVPGLLIDGGASPTVLTLAAVAYLGLLRIDVRLSRRAEARLASKERSGPSGALPGRSGPGPLWGSVVVGSIGIVGALVLSIVTPALGNSDLVGTRATGLLFGSGVSPLIDIGTDLRRPEATPVLHYTTSASEQPYFKLLTLDRFAGNTWTSSDPPGRTDTPVADMTRPPALSETIQTVESTTQVSIDRVATTWLPAPSPAVAVNGLRGSWYWNSSAQVITSANSTTRGQQYRVTALQLAPTKEQLGSAGTSYPESMGVDLEVPVPRPGIIDQTAREVTAGSTSPYEMAVALQDYLRGEQFVYTTEAPVSNDSGAGVDVIGRFLEVKSGYCVHFASAMAIMARTLGIPARISVGYLPGVRAQAAGVGSNEFQVDSHDLHSWPELYFGGIGWVPFEPTPGRGTVPGYATPTTVTAPQTSPNQPVPSTAPRPQQAPHGLIAAEPPAAQREAEAAGSLQRLVFVGLGVLLLLAAPLTVRRLRRRGRLRRLELPGGAGREAWRELADSALDYGLDVSDTQTARELASAINERVGARPEPTEVAAAEVASALQRLLVDEERARYARPNGTGPVGEAVSPLEAAVREQSALDLRVVTRAVRVGSGRRSRILALVLPASLWPSVLGGLHVRRHGRAVRDA; the protein is encoded by the coding sequence ATGACGCGATCTGACACGCGTCATGAGTCCTTGTGGCCGCTCACACTCGCGCTGCTGGTATTTCTCGCTGTGGGCGTCAGCGCATTGGGTGAGCTACTCGCCGGTTCCGGCTGGTGGGTCGCAATGGTGGGCGTTGCCGCCGTCGTGCTGGGTTTCGGGGCGCTATTCCGCAGAGCGGGGATGGATCGACGCCTGGTTCCGTTGGCCGGCGTCGGAGTTCTCGTGGGCGTTCTGACTCTCTTCTTCGGAGCAGGAACCGGCATTGTCTGGCTGATCCCGACGCCGGCGACGATCACTCATCTCGATGGACTGATCGCTGCGGGGTCGGGGTCGATCGCGATGCAGAACATTCCCGCAACGGTCGATAGCGGCATACTCTTTCTTCTGACGGCGGGAGCCGGCCTCCTGGCCGTTGTGATGGATGCCCTCGCGATCGCCTTCCGTTGGCCGGCTCTGGCAGGGCTCCCCGTGCTGATCACGCTCGCCGTGCCCGGCCTCCTGATCGATGGCGGGGCGTCGCCCACAGTCTTGACGCTGGCGGCGGTGGCTTATCTGGGCCTTCTGCGGATCGATGTGCGCCTCAGTCGGCGTGCCGAGGCCCGCCTGGCGTCGAAGGAGCGGAGCGGGCCGTCCGGGGCGCTTCCGGGCCGGAGCGGCCCCGGTCCACTTTGGGGGTCCGTCGTCGTCGGGAGCATCGGCATTGTTGGTGCCCTGGTGCTCAGCATCGTCACCCCGGCGCTCGGAAACAGCGACCTGGTGGGTACTCGGGCGACGGGCTTGCTCTTCGGATCCGGGGTGAGTCCACTGATCGACATCGGCACAGATCTCAGGCGCCCCGAGGCGACCCCCGTTTTGCATTACACGACGTCGGCCAGCGAGCAGCCCTACTTCAAACTGCTGACCCTCGACCGCTTTGCGGGCAATACCTGGACGAGCTCGGATCCGCCGGGACGCACCGACACGCCGGTCGCCGACATGACGAGACCTCCCGCGCTCTCTGAGACGATCCAGACCGTCGAGTCAACGACCCAGGTGAGCATCGACCGTGTGGCGACGACGTGGCTCCCGGCTCCCAGCCCGGCCGTCGCCGTGAACGGGTTGAGGGGGAGTTGGTATTGGAATTCCTCCGCTCAGGTGATCACCAGTGCCAATTCGACGACGCGAGGGCAGCAGTACCGTGTGACCGCTCTGCAACTCGCGCCGACGAAGGAGCAGCTGGGTTCGGCGGGGACCTCGTACCCGGAGAGCATGGGAGTGGACCTGGAAGTTCCGGTTCCACGCCCCGGCATCATCGACCAGACCGCCCGAGAGGTGACGGCAGGTTCGACCTCGCCCTACGAGATGGCGGTTGCCTTGCAGGACTACCTGCGTGGAGAGCAATTCGTGTACACCACGGAGGCCCCGGTATCGAACGACAGCGGGGCCGGAGTTGACGTCATCGGCAGGTTTCTCGAGGTGAAAAGCGGCTACTGCGTGCACTTCGCCTCTGCCATGGCCATCATGGCCAGAACTCTCGGTATCCCGGCACGAATTTCAGTCGGTTACCTACCGGGCGTGCGCGCACAGGCCGCCGGAGTCGGCTCTAACGAATTTCAGGTCGATTCGCATGACCTGCATTCCTGGCCTGAATTGTATTTCGGAGGAATCGGCTGGGTTCCCTTCGAGCCGACGCCCGGCCGCGGAACGGTGCCCGGCTACGCGACACCAACGACCGTGACCGCCCCGCAGACCTCTCCCAATCAGCCCGTACCATCGACCGCACCGCGCCCGCAGCAGGCTCCACACGGCCTCATCGCCGCGGAACCGCCGGCGGCCCAGCGTGAGGCCGAGGCTGCGGGGAGCCTGCAGCGGCTGGTGTTCGTCGGCCTCGGGGTGTTGCTTCTCCTCGCTGCTCCGCTCACCGTGCGTCGACTTCGCCGACGCGGCCGCCTGAGGCGACTCGAGCTTCCTGGGGGAGCTGGGCGAGAGGCGTGGCGTGAGCTGGCCGATTCGGCTCTCGATTATGGACTCGACGTTTCGGACACGCAGACTGCACGCGAACTTGCCTCGGCGATCAACGAGCGTGTCGGGGCACGACCGGAACCGACCGAGGTAGCCGCGGCCGAGGTGGCTTCGGCGCTGCAGCGTCTTCTGGTCGACGAGGAGCGTGCCCGGTACGCGCGCCCGAACGGTACCGGTCCTGTGGGGGAGGCGGTTTCGCCCCTCGAGGCAGCTGTGCGGGAACAAAGCGCGCTCGACCTCCGCGTCGTCACGCGGGCGGTACGCGTCGGTTCAGGCCGCCGCAGCCGTATCCTCGCGTTGGTGCTTCCGGCGTCGCTCTGGCCGTCGGTGCTCGGCGGTCTCCACGTCAGGCGGCACGGACGTGCAGTCCGGGACGCGTAA
- a CDS encoding DUF58 domain-containing protein, whose product MSALRRLAREVWLPRLTRRGVGFLIIGSGVFLAALFLDRRDLIFVGALLVAMPITAACYVGFRQVKVQVSRTFRPAVVSAGNSLRVAVQVRNRAFRPLYGVRWSESTSAGLSVPGAAALPALARSSGARGSRADRVVLDYRLTPTCRGLYDLGPLVLHTYDPFGLAYGRRLGGTVADLIVTPPVTALPGLGLGVAGGEGNARELLHHHNPHSDELIAREYRPGDPLRRVNWPATARHGEIMVRQEEQRSIPSARLVLDTTMSGVPDHDSLAGSDWFSRHDDAFETAIELTASIGAHLIDAGFRVAVSELGASQLAPGAGTETGGLRGDPPAVFLSPGGSRELLEGLAGVVPVLRGALRAEGQPGRTTGVSRRREPTFAVLVAIDEEDVADLARLSTTSDPAIAFVIHTMGAPLIDRLTDTGWTCIPVRSTHEIASAWDLALRGRSAHDAI is encoded by the coding sequence ATGTCGGCACTCAGACGGCTCGCCCGCGAGGTGTGGTTGCCTCGATTGACGCGGCGCGGCGTGGGCTTTCTGATCATCGGCAGCGGAGTGTTCCTGGCGGCGCTATTTCTCGACAGACGCGATCTGATCTTCGTCGGTGCCCTCCTGGTTGCCATGCCGATTACAGCGGCGTGCTACGTGGGCTTCCGACAGGTGAAAGTGCAGGTCTCACGGACGTTCCGGCCAGCCGTCGTGTCGGCGGGGAACTCGCTTCGGGTTGCGGTTCAGGTGCGCAACCGGGCCTTCCGCCCGCTATACGGGGTGCGGTGGTCTGAGAGCACGTCTGCCGGATTGTCGGTGCCGGGTGCTGCCGCGCTGCCCGCCCTGGCACGCAGTAGCGGCGCTCGAGGGAGCAGAGCAGACCGTGTTGTCCTCGACTACCGGCTGACGCCGACCTGTCGTGGGCTCTATGACCTCGGGCCGCTCGTGCTCCACACCTACGACCCCTTCGGCCTGGCCTATGGCCGGAGGCTCGGCGGCACGGTGGCCGATCTGATCGTGACGCCCCCGGTCACGGCCTTGCCCGGCCTCGGGCTCGGTGTGGCCGGCGGCGAGGGCAATGCCCGTGAGCTTCTGCATCATCACAATCCGCATTCTGATGAACTGATTGCGCGGGAGTATCGGCCCGGGGACCCATTGCGTCGCGTGAATTGGCCGGCGACGGCTCGGCACGGCGAAATCATGGTGCGGCAGGAAGAACAACGGAGCATCCCCTCGGCACGGCTCGTGCTCGATACGACGATGAGCGGCGTACCCGATCACGACAGCCTCGCGGGCAGCGACTGGTTCTCGCGCCACGACGATGCCTTCGAGACGGCAATAGAACTGACCGCATCAATCGGAGCCCACCTGATCGATGCCGGCTTCCGTGTGGCTGTCTCAGAGCTCGGTGCGAGTCAATTGGCGCCGGGGGCCGGGACCGAAACCGGCGGTCTACGGGGGGACCCCCCGGCCGTTTTTCTTTCGCCGGGTGGAAGCCGCGAGCTTCTCGAAGGCCTGGCTGGCGTCGTGCCGGTTCTGCGCGGCGCACTGCGGGCGGAGGGCCAGCCCGGGAGGACGACGGGGGTGAGTCGTCGGCGTGAACCGACCTTTGCCGTGCTCGTCGCGATCGACGAGGAGGATGTCGCCGACTTGGCCAGGCTGAGCACCACCTCAGATCCGGCCATCGCGTTCGTGATTCACACGATGGGCGCCCCGCTGATCGATCGCCTTACCGACACCGGCTGGACCTGTATCCCCGTTCGGAGCACGCACGAGATCGCGTCGGCCTGGGATCTCGCCCTGCGGGGAAGGTCCGCTCATGACGCGATCTGA
- a CDS encoding AAA family ATPase, with product MPSSDLHAAAHAIIRNVETVIDGKTDAVRTALTVLLAGGHLLIEDVPGVGKTMLAKALATSVDCSVSRIQFTPDLLPSDVTGVSVFNQAERRFEFKRGAVFANIVIGDEINRASPKTQSALLECMEERQVTVDGVTYPLTAPFTVVATQNPIEMEGTYALPEAQRDRFMARISMGYPDTGSELAMLDSRDVTSPLSRLSAVVSGEELRAMMVAVRHVFASNAVKEYTVALVRATRDDRDLRLGASPRATLQLIRAAKAQAALHGRDYVLPDDIDSLAVPVLSHRLIPTGRALGHHHDDSAPLVEEIITRIIESTPVPAGLPRQP from the coding sequence ATGCCCAGCTCAGACCTGCACGCTGCTGCGCACGCCATCATCCGCAACGTCGAAACCGTCATCGACGGCAAGACCGACGCGGTTCGCACTGCGCTCACGGTGCTGTTGGCCGGGGGCCACCTCTTGATTGAAGACGTCCCGGGCGTCGGAAAGACGATGCTGGCCAAGGCCCTGGCCACATCAGTCGACTGCTCGGTCAGCCGCATTCAGTTCACGCCGGATTTACTGCCCTCGGATGTGACGGGCGTCTCCGTCTTCAACCAAGCCGAACGACGCTTCGAATTCAAGCGAGGAGCGGTCTTCGCGAATATTGTGATCGGCGACGAGATCAATCGGGCCAGTCCGAAGACCCAGTCGGCGTTGCTGGAATGTATGGAGGAACGCCAGGTCACTGTCGACGGTGTCACGTATCCGCTCACGGCGCCGTTCACCGTGGTGGCCACCCAAAACCCCATTGAGATGGAGGGTACCTACGCATTGCCCGAGGCTCAACGCGATCGATTCATGGCCAGAATCTCGATGGGATACCCCGATACCGGCTCCGAACTGGCCATGCTCGATTCCCGCGATGTCACCAGTCCTCTGTCCCGTCTGTCTGCTGTCGTGTCCGGCGAAGAGTTGCGGGCGATGATGGTCGCGGTACGACACGTTTTCGCCTCTAACGCCGTCAAGGAATACACGGTTGCCCTGGTCCGCGCCACCCGTGACGACAGAGACCTGCGTCTCGGTGCGAGTCCGCGAGCGACACTGCAGCTGATCCGTGCCGCGAAGGCTCAAGCCGCGCTTCACGGGCGAGACTATGTGCTTCCCGACGATATCGACTCTCTTGCCGTACCCGTGCTCAGCCATCGCCTCATCCCCACGGGACGAGCGCTCGGCCATCACCATGATGACAGTGCGCCACTGGTCGAAGAGATCATCACGAGAATCATCGAGTCGACGCCTGTTCCGGCAGGCCTCCCTCGCCAGCCGTAG
- the coaD gene encoding pantetheine-phosphate adenylyltransferase: MHRIAVVPGSFDPVTLGHLDVIGRAAGLFDELHVLVVHNPGKTALLPIAQRVSLLEQSIADARLPGTIVVASWSMGLLVDYCIDVGASVLVKGIRSQIDVAYETPMAIVNRHLAAVETVFLLPDPANAHVSSSLVRQVAALGGDIAPFVPAAVANYLQRATV, encoded by the coding sequence ATGCACCGGATCGCCGTTGTCCCTGGATCATTTGACCCCGTCACGCTCGGGCACCTCGACGTGATCGGGCGCGCCGCCGGTCTCTTCGACGAACTGCATGTGCTTGTCGTGCACAACCCCGGAAAGACTGCGCTCCTGCCCATCGCACAGCGGGTCTCGTTGCTCGAACAGTCCATCGCCGACGCACGCCTGCCAGGCACAATTGTCGTCGCATCCTGGAGCATGGGACTTCTCGTGGACTATTGCATTGATGTCGGGGCCAGTGTGCTCGTCAAAGGGATCCGGTCGCAGATCGACGTGGCATACGAGACACCGATGGCGATCGTCAACCGGCACCTGGCCGCCGTCGAAACCGTGTTCCTGCTTCCCGACCCGGCCAACGCACACGTGTCGAGTTCTCTTGTGCGCCAGGTTGCAGCCCTGGGCGGCGATATTGCTCCGTTCGTCCCGGCTGCGGTCGCTAATTATCTGCAACGGGCGACCGTATGA
- a CDS encoding ATP-dependent DNA helicase RecG produces MTGTPPADHHHSAAAAPLSVPAAGVTLDTTVQALAGGRTATPLTKAFGIVTVGDLLNHYPRRYARRGELTAVSEVPQGENVTLVGEVLSVERRSMKSRSGSIVEARISDGHGILYLTFFNQPWRERDLLPGRRGIFTGKVTAYKSNLQLAHPDYELFEQASDAPTDFDAQQRWLEAPIPIYPATAAVTTWTIQKTIALALDGLGALPDPLPDEIRRERRLVGHRQALEQVHRPQKDASWLQARDTLRFTEAFVLQCALVQQHSAARERHTLARTPRADGFLAHFDAGLPFTLTRDQKIVGAEIAQDLASTSPMNRLVQGEVGSGKTVVALRAMLAVADSGGQSALLAPTEVLAAQHLRSIVHMLGPDRAAELRPLLLTGQLSAAERKKALLGTVSGQSRIVIGTHALLGDAVSFYDLGLVVVDEQHRFGVEQRETLRQKGDTPPHVLVLTATPIPRTIAMTVFGDLDVSTIAELPSGRQGIESFVVPLAEKPAWGLRVWTRLAEELALGRQAFVVCSAISPTVREEGEEGADDPGEGTAVSASGHPAAKARPTTVEELIVELRAKPALAGARIAPLHGRMTSEQKDLTMRAFAAGELDLLVATTVIEVGVDVPNASAMVVMDADRFGVSQLHQLRGRVGRGAVPGLCLLVTEAEAESMARQRVETVASTLDGFELAQADLELRREGDVLGGLQSGGRSSLRLLRVATDADLITDARAAAQQLVGGDPGLRTIPALREAVRRRLDESERAWLSKG; encoded by the coding sequence ATGACTGGTACTCCACCTGCCGACCACCACCACAGTGCTGCGGCTGCCCCGTTGTCGGTGCCTGCCGCAGGTGTGACTCTCGACACCACGGTGCAGGCGCTGGCCGGGGGGCGCACGGCGACACCCTTGACCAAGGCGTTTGGGATCGTCACGGTGGGTGACCTCCTCAACCACTACCCGCGCCGTTATGCGCGCCGTGGTGAACTCACGGCGGTCAGCGAGGTGCCGCAGGGCGAGAACGTCACGCTCGTCGGCGAGGTGCTGTCGGTCGAGAGACGCAGCATGAAGTCGCGCAGTGGTTCCATCGTCGAGGCTCGTATCTCAGACGGTCACGGCATCCTGTACCTCACATTTTTCAATCAGCCGTGGCGCGAGCGCGATTTGCTCCCCGGCCGCCGCGGGATATTTACCGGCAAGGTGACCGCGTACAAATCAAATTTGCAGCTGGCTCACCCCGACTACGAACTGTTCGAACAGGCGAGTGACGCTCCCACTGATTTCGATGCTCAACAACGCTGGTTAGAAGCGCCCATCCCGATCTACCCGGCGACCGCGGCCGTGACCACCTGGACGATCCAGAAGACCATCGCCCTCGCCCTCGACGGGCTCGGCGCACTTCCCGATCCGCTGCCGGACGAGATCCGACGCGAGCGCCGGTTGGTGGGCCACCGTCAGGCACTCGAGCAGGTGCACCGTCCGCAGAAGGATGCGTCGTGGTTACAAGCGCGGGACACCCTGCGTTTCACTGAAGCCTTCGTGTTGCAATGCGCGCTCGTGCAACAGCACAGCGCGGCACGAGAGCGCCACACCCTCGCCCGCACACCGCGTGCCGACGGCTTCCTCGCACATTTCGATGCCGGTCTGCCCTTCACGCTGACGAGAGACCAGAAGATCGTGGGTGCCGAGATCGCGCAGGATCTCGCCTCCACGTCTCCCATGAACCGCCTGGTGCAGGGTGAGGTGGGCTCGGGAAAAACCGTCGTGGCGCTGCGGGCCATGCTGGCCGTTGCCGACTCGGGCGGACAGTCTGCGTTGCTCGCGCCGACCGAAGTTCTGGCCGCCCAGCACCTCCGATCAATCGTGCACATGCTCGGGCCCGACCGCGCGGCTGAGCTTCGACCCCTCTTGCTCACGGGGCAACTCTCGGCCGCCGAGCGCAAGAAGGCGCTGTTGGGAACGGTGTCCGGTCAGTCCCGCATCGTGATCGGAACTCATGCGCTGCTGGGTGATGCGGTGTCGTTTTACGATCTCGGACTGGTGGTTGTCGATGAGCAGCACCGCTTCGGCGTCGAGCAGCGTGAGACGCTGCGGCAGAAGGGAGACACGCCGCCGCATGTGCTCGTGCTCACTGCCACGCCTATTCCGCGCACCATCGCCATGACGGTGTTCGGCGACCTCGATGTGAGCACGATCGCCGAGTTGCCGAGCGGTCGGCAAGGAATCGAGAGCTTTGTCGTGCCTTTGGCTGAGAAGCCGGCCTGGGGTTTACGCGTCTGGACCCGGCTCGCCGAGGAACTCGCGCTCGGTCGACAGGCCTTCGTGGTCTGCTCGGCAATCTCTCCCACTGTTCGTGAGGAGGGCGAGGAGGGCGCGGATGATCCCGGTGAGGGAACCGCGGTGTCGGCCTCGGGGCACCCCGCCGCCAAGGCCAGGCCGACGACGGTTGAAGAACTCATCGTCGAGCTTCGCGCCAAACCCGCTTTGGCGGGCGCTCGCATCGCACCGCTACACGGCCGTATGACGAGCGAGCAGAAAGATCTCACCATGCGTGCCTTTGCGGCCGGTGAACTCGATCTGTTGGTGGCAACCACGGTCATTGAGGTCGGCGTCGATGTGCCCAATGCATCGGCCATGGTCGTGATGGATGCCGACCGGTTCGGCGTCTCCCAGCTGCACCAGCTGCGCGGCCGGGTCGGGCGCGGTGCGGTCCCTGGCCTGTGCTTGCTGGTGACTGAGGCCGAGGCCGAGTCGATGGCGAGACAGCGAGTGGAAACCGTTGCCTCGACTCTGGACGGTTTCGAGCTTGCTCAGGCCGACCTCGAGCTCCGTCGAGAGGGCGACGTTCTCGGTGGCTTGCAATCGGGCGGCAGGTCCTCGCTGCGGCTGCTGCGCGTGGCCACCGACGCCGATTTGATCACCGATGCGCGCGCGGCAGCCCAGCAGCTTGTCGGCGGAGATCCAGGCCTCCGGACGATCCCCGCACTGCGCGAGGCCGTGCGACGTCGCCTCGACGAATCCGAGCGAGCCTGGCTCAGTAAGGGCTAA
- the rsmD gene encoding 16S rRNA (guanine(966)-N(2))-methyltransferase RsmD, whose product MTRIVAGFAGNLTLAVPKSGTRPTSDRVREAIFSALDSRDAIAHTRVLDLYAGSGGLGLEAASRGARSVTLVEKNSTAAALCRKNAEAISKRAPSRDAPRILVTGQSVQAFLNSSTTEVDLVFIDPPYELTDEDLAQNLATLATLLSDDALVVVERSTRSPEPDWGDALVLVNRKKYGETTVWYAETATR is encoded by the coding sequence ATGACTCGAATCGTCGCCGGTTTTGCCGGAAATCTGACCTTGGCCGTTCCGAAGAGCGGCACCCGGCCCACAAGCGACCGCGTACGCGAGGCGATCTTCTCGGCGCTGGACTCCCGCGATGCCATCGCCCACACGCGGGTGCTTGACCTCTACGCCGGATCCGGCGGGCTCGGCTTGGAAGCCGCCAGTCGCGGGGCCCGCTCGGTCACACTGGTCGAGAAGAATTCAACGGCCGCTGCACTCTGCCGCAAGAATGCCGAAGCTATCTCGAAGCGGGCTCCCTCACGAGATGCGCCACGCATCCTGGTGACGGGCCAATCTGTTCAAGCATTCCTGAATTCGTCAACCACCGAGGTCGATTTGGTCTTCATCGACCCGCCCTACGAGCTGACCGATGAGGATCTCGCGCAGAACCTGGCCACGCTCGCGACGCTCCTCTCTGACGACGCGCTCGTCGTTGTCGAACGCAGCACCCGTTCACCCGAGCCTGACTGGGGCGATGCGCTCGTGCTCGTGAACCGCAAGAAATACGGCGAGACGACGGTCTGGTACGCCGAAACGGCTACCCGATAG